The following is a genomic window from Bacteroidia bacterium.
GATAAAAAAATCCATATCTGGGCGGTCGGTATCACCATCACGATCGTCCTCTTTCTTCTCTCCACCATCGTGCTGACTGTTATCATCAGTCAGCAGGAATACCATCTCGTCACAGATAATTATTACGAGAAGGATCTCAGGTATCAGGACCGCATAGAAACGAAGAAGCGCACAGACGCTCTCGAACAACGTCCTGTCATCGAAATCGACCGCGAGTCCCGCGTCTGCATCATCAGCTATCCGCCGCGCGAGCGCTACGACGATATCAGCGGAGAGGTCACCTTTTTCCGCATATCCGATGCGAAAAACGACGTCACCCGGCCACTGCAGCTCAATAGCGAAGGCCGGCAGCATATCTCCGTCAGTGCCCTTCCT
Proteins encoded in this region:
- a CDS encoding FixH family protein; protein product: MADKKIHIWAVGITITIVLFLLSTIVLTVIISQQEYHLVTDNYYEKDLRYQDRIETKKRTDALEQRPVIEIDRESRVCIISYPPRERYDDISGEVTFFRISDAKNDVTRPLQLNSEGRQHISVSALPLGQWILKMTWVEQGEEFYLEQRVYLQ